A part of Leptospira yasudae genomic DNA contains:
- a CDS encoding ABC transporter ATP-binding protein, giving the protein MHSQSQTGISVHNLRKTFGNSEIIKGVSIDIEDGDYVSLTGKSGSGKSTLLYMISSLDPPTSGGIEIDGKNIYKMKEEEIHEFRNKRMGFIFQFHYLLPEFTALENVLMPARKAGLLKDSQSYAEHLLEEFDLKDRMDYRINRLSGGQAQRVAIARALVMNPKYIFADEPTGALDSANTKVVMNILEKVNRETKTTILVVTHDPDFASRTKRQIHLVDGQVVSLKEFEASRKNGKAAR; this is encoded by the coding sequence ATGCACAGCCAATCGCAAACCGGAATCTCCGTTCACAATCTCCGCAAGACCTTCGGCAACAGCGAGATCATTAAAGGAGTCAGCATCGACATAGAAGACGGAGACTATGTTTCTCTCACCGGAAAATCCGGTTCTGGAAAGAGTACTCTTTTGTATATGATCAGTTCTCTCGACCCTCCGACTTCCGGCGGCATCGAGATCGACGGAAAGAATATCTACAAAATGAAAGAGGAGGAGATCCATGAATTCAGAAACAAACGAATGGGATTTATCTTTCAATTTCACTATCTTCTTCCCGAATTCACGGCTCTGGAAAACGTGCTGATGCCCGCGCGCAAAGCAGGTCTTTTAAAAGACAGCCAAAGTTATGCCGAGCATCTTTTGGAGGAATTCGATCTCAAAGATAGAATGGACTACAGAATCAACCGTTTGTCCGGGGGGCAAGCGCAAAGGGTCGCGATCGCCCGCGCACTCGTGATGAATCCGAAATACATTTTTGCGGACGAACCCACGGGCGCCTTGGATTCGGCTAACACAAAGGTGGTGATGAACATTTTGGAAAAAGTGAATCGCGAGACCAAGACCACGATCCTTGTGGTGACGCACGATCCGGACTTCGCATCGAGAACGAAACGCCAGATCCATCTTGTGGACGGGCAGGTCGTTTCGTTGAAAGAGTTCGAGGCGTCCCGAAAAAACGGAAAGGCGGCCCGCTGA
- a CDS encoding A24 family peptidase: MSSLPEFLFWIVLCFGSLGAASLGSFYVTLGFRILDVYYGKHRKSLSFSQKWKRIFTHPSSCDHCGKEIRYPQLLPVIGYFISRGKCKFCNGRIRFLFPSIEFAFVCVFLFCFSLTRNPAFSFVFLFLCGHLLISCLTDAFHFSLDYENLPWILLFGLLSAFLLNEKLPGMNELYVFGGFFLAFLILFFFFPGGIGFGDVLFAPVYAFIAGHPWWMFFLNASYIPAVLFTIVLRERGKSIRKTPIPMGLYFGIGLILTFLSRILFDSKLLPFTIFSEYSDN, from the coding sequence TTGTCGAGCTTGCCTGAGTTTCTGTTTTGGATCGTTTTGTGTTTCGGAAGTTTAGGGGCCGCTTCCTTGGGAAGCTTTTACGTGACCCTGGGCTTTCGAATCCTCGACGTTTATTACGGCAAACATAGAAAGTCTCTTTCGTTTTCCCAAAAATGGAAACGGATTTTCACGCACCCGAGTTCCTGCGATCACTGCGGAAAAGAAATCCGTTATCCGCAGCTTCTTCCCGTGATCGGATATTTCATCTCGCGGGGTAAATGCAAGTTTTGTAATGGAAGAATCCGTTTTCTTTTTCCGTCGATCGAATTCGCTTTTGTCTGCGTCTTTCTCTTCTGTTTTTCTTTGACCCGCAATCCCGCGTTCAGCTTCGTGTTTTTATTTTTATGCGGACATCTTTTGATTTCCTGTCTGACGGACGCCTTTCATTTCTCTTTGGATTACGAAAATCTTCCGTGGATTCTATTGTTCGGTCTTTTATCCGCGTTTTTGTTAAACGAAAAGCTTCCCGGCATGAACGAACTCTACGTATTCGGCGGATTCTTTCTTGCGTTTTTGATTTTGTTTTTTTTCTTTCCGGGCGGGATCGGATTCGGAGACGTATTGTTCGCTCCGGTTTACGCGTTCATCGCAGGTCATCCCTGGTGGATGTTCTTTTTAAACGCTTCCTACATTCCCGCGGTATTATTTACGATCGTATTGCGGGAAAGAGGAAAGAGTATACGCAAAACTCCGATCCCCATGGGTTTGTATTTCGGGATCGGTTTGATTTTGACTTTTTTGAGTAGAATTCTCTTCGATTCGAAACTTCTTCCATTCACAATATTTTCCGAATATTCCGATAACTGA
- a CDS encoding AAA family ATPase translates to METVKIAGLNVPVSKSGINPGNLGSDLVETDSTVRNLSNILYPLLEGKPVLLVGDAGVGKNALIYYINYKRKHPTARFSFNEDTLPEDLIGSYRILMDGRGFAWSDGPLTSAIRSGHSFVADEMNLCPPHIIKRFSTVYESAYLELIEGNGSRISCGEGFNFIGTQNPSEGFEGRKPLPFDITRFFSVVFIDQHTPDEILFILKKLYPALSESLLQSCIRISMETETRVVTGKLGKGDLEKYHFNIRNLKKLCNRLLGLKADTSELQFREFWNFYVEPFRKKEDRDLQIDLLLSESGLKVAPELPEPSFQVHKGFLYCNDKAISVRDENKAKQLLSEVPMPLKLREFSEKIFTAVQFQENVLIEYSEEQDPQILLPLFTEISGLPLETVSLCKGIHTSDIIGALKPIDGSKVDWVDGPLTRGIREGGNILITNLEAAGAELVEKLNMLTDDARSLTLPPESGNNEPVQLTDDSRIFALKLFRKSKSTATISRAFRNRFTSVLFPDLEDESTLTEILSFYLPGNSLILRMVNFHMKIRDLAKKRTIGSANLLPYLFGLSNLLFWKDHILRYADSGAGEAGLKETAVRGGKIAYTNQIADPKERMELEKILDFQMSGIEVESDFFKVLEDKKKKTLTTATDIEKKRWWNPELHKREALTGKAKLLNSGNPLKRGIEIDTPETGGQMKEGADAWYGQDTRGNKGQGEPAGGGGAWGYRTEELYKQFLAKRKILWEYTIQVSLKEFKEVFGQSLEDIELNLDRLFDPEIDITRMYRTEGNRIDTRKYISFLSGRGDSKVFDRTIIDKNEEKLKGVEVAFLVSKSRRIFNFEYAVAVISAMLSSAYILNEHEVDFSIHAYSDRNNKKDRIDLIPIKRLDEEYDEAKEEEMFNYLRTDWQGDSVEEYQLLEKVESYFSPEAQTKIVVMISDFRGQRGKAEVSDEINSRDNRKLHAEILKNQNRNYVFLGVGLGRRYIAEHLFQDSIQITSDNFYNMPNLIGTELGRLILTNHSMRN, encoded by the coding sequence ATGGAAACCGTAAAAATCGCCGGACTCAATGTTCCCGTTTCGAAATCCGGTATCAATCCCGGAAACCTCGGTTCCGATCTCGTTGAGACGGATTCGACCGTTCGCAATCTATCCAATATTCTTTACCCTTTGCTCGAAGGCAAACCCGTGCTTCTCGTAGGAGATGCGGGCGTCGGTAAAAACGCTCTGATCTATTACATCAATTATAAGAGAAAACATCCGACCGCAAGATTCAGTTTCAACGAAGACACTCTTCCGGAAGACCTGATCGGCTCGTATCGGATTCTCATGGACGGAAGAGGGTTTGCTTGGTCGGACGGACCGCTTACTTCCGCGATCCGTTCGGGTCACAGCTTTGTAGCCGACGAGATGAATCTTTGTCCGCCGCATATCATCAAACGATTCTCCACCGTATACGAGTCCGCCTATTTGGAGTTAATCGAAGGAAACGGCTCGAGAATTTCCTGCGGAGAAGGATTCAACTTTATCGGAACACAAAATCCGTCCGAAGGTTTCGAAGGAAGAAAACCCCTTCCGTTCGACATCACCCGTTTTTTCTCGGTCGTGTTCATCGACCAACATACTCCGGACGAAATTCTTTTTATCTTAAAGAAACTCTATCCGGCTCTCAGCGAATCTTTGCTTCAATCCTGCATTCGAATTTCGATGGAAACGGAAACCAGAGTCGTTACGGGTAAACTCGGAAAAGGGGATCTGGAAAAATATCACTTCAACATTCGGAATTTGAAAAAACTCTGCAACCGTCTCTTGGGTTTAAAGGCGGATACGAGCGAACTTCAGTTCCGAGAATTCTGGAACTTTTACGTGGAGCCGTTCCGCAAAAAAGAGGACCGCGATCTTCAGATCGATCTTTTGTTAAGCGAATCCGGTTTGAAAGTAGCGCCCGAACTTCCGGAACCGAGCTTTCAAGTCCACAAAGGATTCTTATACTGCAACGATAAGGCGATTTCCGTCCGCGACGAAAACAAGGCGAAGCAATTGTTAAGCGAAGTGCCTATGCCTCTGAAACTCCGCGAGTTCTCCGAGAAGATCTTCACCGCGGTTCAGTTTCAGGAAAACGTTCTGATCGAATATTCGGAGGAGCAAGATCCTCAGATCCTTCTTCCTTTGTTCACCGAGATCTCGGGTTTGCCTTTGGAAACGGTGAGTCTTTGCAAGGGAATTCATACTTCCGATATCATCGGAGCTTTGAAGCCGATCGACGGTTCCAAAGTGGATTGGGTGGACGGACCGCTTACGAGAGGAATCCGAGAAGGCGGAAACATTCTCATCACGAACCTCGAAGCCGCCGGGGCCGAACTCGTGGAAAAATTGAATATGCTTACGGACGACGCGCGTTCTCTTACGCTTCCGCCCGAAAGCGGAAACAACGAACCAGTGCAACTCACGGACGATTCGCGCATCTTCGCGTTGAAACTTTTCCGTAAATCCAAATCGACCGCGACGATTTCGAGAGCGTTCCGAAACCGTTTTACGAGCGTGTTGTTTCCGGATCTCGAAGACGAATCCACGTTAACCGAAATTCTTTCCTTTTATCTTCCGGGCAACAGCCTCATCCTGAGAATGGTGAACTTCCACATGAAGATCCGCGATCTCGCGAAAAAACGCACGATCGGTTCCGCGAATTTGCTGCCGTATCTGTTCGGACTTTCGAATCTTCTTTTCTGGAAGGATCATATCCTGCGTTATGCGGACTCGGGTGCGGGAGAGGCGGGACTGAAAGAAACCGCGGTTCGAGGCGGCAAGATCGCTTATACGAATCAGATCGCCGATCCGAAAGAAAGAATGGAACTCGAAAAGATCTTAGACTTTCAAATGTCCGGCATCGAAGTCGAATCGGATTTCTTCAAGGTTCTTGAGGATAAGAAAAAAAAAACTCTGACAACGGCCACCGACATTGAAAAGAAACGCTGGTGGAATCCGGAACTTCATAAGCGGGAAGCGTTAACCGGAAAGGCCAAACTTCTCAACTCGGGCAATCCTCTCAAACGAGGAATCGAAATCGATACGCCGGAAACCGGCGGTCAGATGAAGGAAGGCGCGGACGCTTGGTACGGTCAGGATACGCGCGGCAACAAGGGACAAGGCGAACCCGCGGGCGGGGGCGGCGCTTGGGGTTACCGCACGGAAGAACTTTATAAACAATTTCTTGCCAAACGCAAGATTCTCTGGGAATACACGATCCAAGTTTCTTTGAAAGAATTCAAAGAAGTTTTCGGACAAAGTCTCGAGGACATCGAACTCAACCTCGATCGTCTTTTCGACCCGGAAATCGATATCACGAGAATGTATCGGACCGAAGGAAACCGAATCGACACCCGGAAATATATTTCCTTTCTTTCGGGAAGAGGGGATTCCAAGGTTTTCGACCGCACGATCATCGATAAGAACGAGGAAAAACTCAAAGGTGTGGAAGTCGCCTTTCTCGTTTCCAAATCCAGAAGGATCTTCAACTTCGAATACGCAGTCGCCGTGATCTCCGCGATGTTGTCTTCGGCGTATATCCTCAACGAACACGAGGTGGATTTTTCCATTCACGCATATTCGGACCGAAACAACAAAAAGGATCGGATCGATCTGATTCCGATCAAACGTCTGGACGAGGAATACGACGAAGCCAAGGAAGAGGAGATGTTCAATTATCTTCGAACCGATTGGCAAGGCGATTCCGTCGAAGAATATCAGCTTCTCGAAAAAGTAGAATCGTACTTTTCGCCGGAGGCACAGACGAAAATCGTGGTAATGATCTCCGATTTTCGGGGGCAAAGAGGAAAGGCGGAAGTTTCGGACGAAATCAATTCCCGGGACAACCGCAAACTCCACGCCGAAATTTTAAAGAATCAAAATCGGAACTACGTCTTCTTGGGAGTCGGACTCGGAAGAAGATACATCGCGGAACATCTGTTCCAGGATTCCATTCAGATCACTTCGGATAATTTTTACAATATGCCGAACCTGATCGGAACCGAACTGGGAAGATTGATTCTCACGAATCACAGCATGAGAAATTGA
- the der gene encoding ribosome biogenesis GTPase Der: protein MAKAGKKETAESDEVVPVKAPRKEPGEKIPVVSIVGRQNVGKSTLFNSLLKKKLAITEDYPGVTRDVLSARIYQEEKDLDFYLCDTPGLDIENPDTLSQSILEAAYRQLKESDVIIFLLDKNLITAADHSLLGYLRREPSVANKPIIYCVNKADKELDEFDLEEFYRMGLAEVLPISAIGRKNLGLLLEKIKFFLSDKPGKVWIEKISASKKKDAQPLPLAEEDYEFRLAIVGKPNSGKSSLLNAICGYERAVVSDVAGTTRDSVDTLLEFGDRRLLLTDTAGIRRGSKSAEALEFYSYQRTLKAIESSDLVIHLLDAKKGFGDFDKKITALLQEKGKPFLIAVNKWDSIEDKTDKTFKEYKEKLYSRFPLLSEVPIITISATERLRVQKLMDLSFDLASRSHRKVSTSELNKNLKLWMGQAGRSFSAHQPPKMLYCTQVSTSPFHLILFVNHVEYFKSNLVSFLKKKLTETYELQGIPVRLEFRSDRK from the coding sequence ATGGCTAAAGCCGGAAAAAAAGAAACCGCAGAATCGGACGAAGTCGTTCCGGTAAAAGCTCCCCGCAAAGAACCCGGAGAAAAAATTCCAGTCGTCTCGATCGTGGGCCGTCAGAACGTGGGCAAGTCCACGCTCTTCAATTCCCTGTTGAAAAAGAAACTTGCGATCACCGAGGATTATCCCGGCGTTACGCGCGACGTTCTTTCCGCGAGAATCTATCAGGAAGAAAAGGATCTCGACTTTTATCTCTGCGACACCCCGGGACTCGATATCGAAAATCCGGATACTCTTTCGCAATCCATATTAGAAGCCGCTTATAGACAATTGAAGGAATCGGACGTCATCATCTTTCTTTTGGATAAGAATCTGATCACCGCCGCCGACCACAGTCTTCTCGGCTACTTGAGAAGGGAACCGTCCGTCGCGAACAAACCGATCATCTACTGCGTCAACAAAGCGGACAAGGAACTCGACGAATTCGATCTCGAGGAATTCTATCGGATGGGGTTGGCGGAAGTTCTTCCCATATCCGCGATCGGCAGAAAGAATCTCGGGCTTCTACTCGAGAAAATTAAGTTTTTCTTAAGCGATAAACCCGGCAAGGTCTGGATCGAAAAAATCTCCGCTTCCAAAAAGAAGGACGCGCAGCCCCTCCCTCTCGCGGAAGAAGACTACGAGTTCCGTCTCGCGATCGTGGGAAAACCGAACTCCGGAAAATCCAGTCTATTGAACGCGATCTGCGGTTACGAACGCGCGGTCGTGAGCGACGTCGCGGGAACGACTCGGGATTCCGTGGACACTTTATTAGAATTCGGTGATAGACGTCTGCTCTTGACGGACACGGCGGGAATCCGAAGAGGAAGCAAATCCGCCGAAGCCCTCGAATTTTATTCGTATCAAAGAACCTTGAAGGCGATCGAATCGAGCGATCTCGTGATCCATCTTTTGGACGCGAAAAAAGGATTCGGCGATTTCGACAAAAAGATCACGGCGCTTCTTCAGGAAAAAGGAAAGCCGTTTTTGATCGCGGTCAACAAGTGGGATTCCATCGAGGATAAGACCGATAAAACCTTCAAGGAATACAAGGAAAAACTCTACAGCCGTTTTCCTTTGTTAAGCGAAGTGCCTATCATCACGATCAGCGCGACCGAAAGACTGCGGGTTCAAAAACTCATGGATCTTTCCTTCGATCTCGCGTCGAGATCGCACAGAAAGGTCAGCACTTCCGAACTCAATAAAAATCTAAAGTTGTGGATGGGGCAGGCGGGAAGATCCTTTTCCGCGCATCAACCGCCGAAGATGCTCTATTGCACTCAGGTTTCGACTTCTCCGTTTCATCTGATTCTCTTCGTAAACCATGTGGAATACTTTAAATCCAATCTGGTTTCCTTCCTCAAAAAGAAACTCACCGAGACCTATGAGTTGCAGGGAATCCCGGTTCGACTGGAGTTTCGATCGGATCGAAAATGA
- the smpB gene encoding SsrA-binding protein, whose protein sequence is MADKKEESGHSPLVNKKAKFNFELISFLEAGIVLSGSEVKSLREKKGNLTDAFAKIKNGEVFLENFSITPYKNGGYANHPEIRPRKLLLHKREIEKLDRQVKEKGLVLVATKVYFKNNLRVKVEIAVAKPKKIHDKRDDMQKKDAQQEIARAMKSSNRYE, encoded by the coding sequence ATGGCAGACAAGAAAGAAGAATCCGGACATTCTCCGTTGGTCAATAAAAAGGCCAAATTCAACTTCGAGTTGATTTCGTTCCTCGAAGCGGGGATCGTTTTGTCCGGATCCGAAGTCAAAAGTCTCCGCGAAAAAAAGGGAAATCTCACCGACGCGTTCGCCAAGATCAAAAACGGGGAAGTCTTTCTGGAAAACTTCTCCATCACCCCGTATAAAAACGGAGGTTACGCAAATCATCCCGAAATCCGTCCGAGAAAGCTCCTTCTTCATAAGAGGGAAATCGAAAAGCTGGATCGTCAGGTAAAAGAGAAGGGACTCGTTCTTGTCGCAACCAAGGTTTACTTTAAGAATAATCTCAGAGTAAAAGTGGAGATCGCCGTCGCAAAACCGAAAAAGATTCACGATAAACGCGACGACATGCAGAAAAAAGACGCGCAGCAGGAAATCGCACGCGCAATGAAATCATCCAATCGCTACGAATGA
- a CDS encoding TetR/AcrR family transcriptional regulator: MKDSIELDPDWPEGQKKIFLAAVEIFAQKGFSAATTVEIAKKAGVAEGLIFKHFKSKKELLLRLAMPIMEGFIAPITLRRLNVIFSQEFSSLEQFLNAVFEERIAFIAKNRNLLRIILQEAFINPDIQGVLERVFKERLAPLIKERLRKFQERGLIADIPLDTAFRLIATNLAGYMMLTEIFYQPKTEDGWDREAEMKRTIEFIAGGLAPKKAETVVVSKTKINTKNRQTLLKKSKSNPKKAAQAKKKKKKS; this comes from the coding sequence ATGAAGGATAGTATCGAACTCGACCCGGATTGGCCCGAAGGTCAAAAAAAGATCTTTTTGGCGGCCGTCGAAATTTTCGCCCAAAAAGGATTCTCCGCCGCGACCACGGTGGAAATCGCAAAAAAGGCCGGGGTCGCCGAAGGTTTGATCTTTAAGCACTTCAAAAGCAAGAAGGAGCTTCTGCTCCGTCTCGCCATGCCGATCATGGAAGGATTCATCGCGCCCATCACATTAAGAAGATTGAATGTTATTTTTTCGCAGGAATTCTCCAGCTTGGAACAATTCCTGAACGCGGTTTTCGAGGAAAGAATCGCGTTCATCGCAAAAAACCGAAATCTGCTTCGGATCATTCTTCAGGAAGCGTTCATCAATCCGGACATTCAAGGCGTATTGGAGCGAGTTTTCAAAGAAAGACTCGCGCCTCTCATCAAAGAGCGACTTCGTAAGTTTCAGGAAAGAGGATTGATCGCGGACATTCCTCTCGACACCGCGTTCCGTTTGATCGCGACCAACCTCGCCGGTTATATGATGCTCACGGAAATTTTCTATCAGCCGAAGACCGAAGACGGATGGGATAGGGAAGCCGAAATGAAACGTACGATCGAGTTCATCGCCGGAGGACTTGCTCCCAAAAAAGCGGAGACCGTCGTCGTCTCTAAAACAAAAATAAATACGAAAAACAGACAAACCCTTCTCAAGAAATCGAAATCAAACCCCAAAAAAGCCGCACAGGCAAAGAAGAAAAAAAAGAAATCGTAA
- a CDS encoding ABC transporter permease: MLFIAVRQMLVRGKQTLTTLSGIVLGTAAFIIISGVLLGFRGYLIDQLINADCHVRISPRQEIIQPNSMDDLFPGENVFWLSPPSGKRGSTHLNNASLWYERLDRDKEVEAYSPQVSGRIFLFSGSNQEAGKIIGIIPSRQVQITPLADYITEGSVESLSAGNRIVLGDGLAKLLGLGVNKTVWVTSGLQEKTPFRISGIFRSGNKALDDSVAYGLLSEIQLLTGQSGMITDIAVRLKDVNRSLSKAEEWRTMGDEKVLSWQEANTSFFAIFKLQDAIRYSMTAAILTVAGFGIYNILNVIINQKKREIAILRSIGYKPNEVLLIFLMQGVILGVIGGILGMLIGFLICLRIESLPFTNPLFSAGASTMVISFAPSIYLQAFAQSMVATLIASWIPARSAGKLSPIEIIRGE, from the coding sequence ATGTTGTTCATCGCCGTCAGACAAATGCTCGTCCGAGGCAAACAAACCCTGACGACTCTTTCGGGAATCGTTTTGGGAACCGCGGCGTTTATCATCATCTCCGGCGTTCTGCTCGGTTTTCGGGGATATTTGATCGATCAGTTGATCAACGCGGACTGTCATGTCCGCATCAGTCCGAGACAAGAAATCATTCAACCGAATTCCATGGACGATTTGTTTCCGGGTGAGAACGTGTTCTGGCTTTCTCCTCCTTCGGGAAAAAGAGGCTCCACACATTTAAACAACGCAAGTCTATGGTACGAACGTCTCGATCGGGATAAGGAAGTGGAGGCGTATTCTCCTCAGGTGAGCGGAAGAATTTTTCTTTTTTCCGGTTCCAATCAGGAAGCCGGAAAGATCATCGGAATCATTCCTTCCAGACAAGTGCAGATTACTCCTCTTGCGGATTATATCACCGAAGGAAGCGTAGAATCGTTGTCGGCCGGAAACAGGATCGTTCTCGGAGACGGTCTTGCAAAATTGCTCGGACTCGGCGTGAACAAAACCGTTTGGGTGACTTCGGGGCTTCAGGAGAAGACTCCGTTCCGTATTTCGGGAATTTTCCGTTCCGGAAACAAGGCTCTGGACGACAGCGTTGCCTACGGTTTGTTAAGCGAAATCCAGTTGTTGACGGGGCAATCCGGAATGATAACCGACATCGCCGTCCGTCTCAAGGACGTAAACCGTTCTCTTTCCAAGGCGGAGGAATGGAGAACCATGGGAGACGAGAAGGTTCTCAGCTGGCAGGAGGCGAACACTAGTTTTTTCGCGATCTTCAAACTCCAGGACGCGATCCGTTACTCCATGACCGCCGCGATTCTAACGGTCGCAGGATTTGGAATATACAATATTTTGAATGTGATTATCAATCAGAAAAAACGGGAGATCGCGATTCTCCGATCCATCGGTTACAAGCCCAACGAGGTTCTGCTGATCTTTCTGATGCAGGGAGTAATTCTCGGAGTGATCGGGGGGATTTTAGGCATGTTGATCGGATTTTTGATCTGTCTTCGGATCGAATCCCTTCCGTTCACCAATCCGCTTTTTTCCGCCGGAGCCAGCACTATGGTGATTTCGTTCGCGCCGTCGATCTATCTTCAGGCGTTCGCTCAATCCATGGTCGCAACCTTAATTGCGAGCTGGATACCCGCGAGATCCGCAGGAAAACTTTCGCCGATCGAAATCATACGAGGAGAATAG
- a CDS encoding pyridoxal phosphate-dependent aminotransferase yields the protein MSQSTLEYVLANRIQGLDTSAIRKAFELAGTLKNPINLSIGQPHFPCPPNIIEAGCKALKDGKTAYTLTGGIPELKSALAEKYKNGNGISYATPERILVTSGISSAFLLLFNALLNEGDECLVVTPHFLMYPAYIKIYGGKMHSVHESFEPEALKEFSNKKLKIIIYSSPSNPTGKILSRKQLEALADLAEKTGAYLISDEIYELFDYDKKFISVGSFYEKAITLSGFSKTYSMTGLRLASILAPEPITKALTTLQQYTLVCAPSVTQWMGLEALKTDMSPYIADYKEKRDFVYDSLKDHYEVTKSEGAFYFFIKIKEKDDDFIVKAVKEKELILVPGYIFTSSRDYIRISFASEWENLKRGISALVELA from the coding sequence ATGAGTCAGAGTACTTTAGAATATGTTTTAGCCAATCGTATCCAAGGACTGGATACTTCCGCCATCCGCAAAGCGTTCGAACTTGCAGGCACGTTGAAAAACCCGATCAATCTTTCCATCGGTCAACCGCACTTCCCTTGTCCTCCCAATATCATCGAAGCCGGTTGTAAGGCTTTAAAAGACGGTAAAACCGCTTATACTCTTACCGGAGGAATTCCGGAACTAAAGAGCGCTCTCGCCGAAAAATACAAAAACGGGAACGGGATTTCGTACGCGACTCCCGAAAGAATCCTCGTCACTTCCGGAATCAGCTCCGCGTTCCTTCTTCTGTTTAACGCATTGTTAAACGAAGGAGACGAATGCCTCGTCGTCACTCCGCACTTCCTCATGTATCCCGCGTATATCAAAATCTACGGCGGAAAAATGCACTCGGTTCACGAATCCTTCGAGCCGGAAGCGCTGAAGGAATTCTCGAATAAAAAACTCAAGATCATCATCTATTCTTCCCCTTCCAATCCTACGGGAAAAATCCTTTCCCGCAAACAGCTGGAAGCGTTAGCCGATCTCGCGGAAAAAACGGGAGCCTATCTGATTTCGGACGAGATCTACGAGCTGTTCGACTACGATAAGAAATTCATCTCCGTCGGTTCCTTTTACGAAAAGGCGATCACCCTTTCCGGTTTTTCAAAAACCTACAGCATGACCGGACTTCGTTTGGCCTCGATTCTCGCGCCGGAACCCATTACAAAAGCGTTAACTACTCTCCAGCAATACACTTTGGTCTGCGCTCCTTCGGTCACCCAGTGGATGGGACTCGAAGCCTTGAAAACGGATATGAGTCCTTACATCGCGGACTATAAAGAAAAACGCGACTTCGTCTACGATTCGTTAAAGGATCACTACGAGGTGACAAAAAGCGAAGGCGCGTTTTACTTCTTCATCAAGATCAAGGAGAAGGACGACGATTTTATCGTAAAAGCGGTCAAGGAAAAGGAATTGATTCTGGTTCCGGGTTATATCTTCACCTCGTCCAGAGATTACATCCGGATCAGCTTCGCTTCTGAATGGGAGAATCTCAAACGGGGAATCTCCGCTCTTGTCGAGCTTGCCTGA
- a CDS encoding secretion protein HlyD, translating to MNFVINTIKSWIAVYWSLRLPFRILFPVLPIAVLFFILSTKGKNTVQDVAVLGPIAEKAYGLGTVHSLDTFRFRVGVPTKITKVFVLEGDEVVPGQGLLQLEGMTVVRSPIHGIVSDVGYHEGEVAFQNLLAVEVLGVGSKYLIVALDEQILLSIRKGQRALIRFEGKPNEVIQGRVQGTFSHAGQFYARIEGARFPDGVLPGMTADVAIEIGTKENAVLVPRKYEKKQKILIFRNGKSIPVSFKPGLKSELFIEVKEGDIQAGDKLSEVP from the coding sequence ATGAATTTTGTAATCAATACGATAAAATCTTGGATCGCGGTTTACTGGTCCTTGCGTCTTCCGTTTCGGATTCTCTTTCCGGTTCTTCCGATTGCGGTTTTGTTTTTCATTCTTTCCACGAAGGGAAAGAATACGGTTCAAGACGTGGCCGTTCTAGGACCGATTGCGGAAAAGGCGTACGGACTTGGAACCGTGCATTCTCTCGATACGTTTCGGTTTCGTGTCGGAGTTCCGACAAAAATCACGAAAGTTTTTGTGCTGGAAGGAGACGAGGTCGTGCCGGGACAGGGACTTCTTCAATTGGAAGGAATGACGGTCGTGCGTTCGCCAATTCACGGAATCGTTTCGGACGTAGGTTATCATGAAGGCGAAGTCGCGTTTCAGAATCTTCTCGCCGTCGAAGTTCTGGGAGTCGGTTCCAAATATCTCATCGTCGCGCTGGACGAACAGATTCTTCTTTCGATCCGCAAAGGACAAAGGGCCTTGATCCGCTTTGAAGGGAAGCCGAACGAAGTCATTCAAGGAAGAGTTCAGGGAACGTTTTCGCACGCAGGCCAGTTTTATGCGAGAATCGAAGGCGCCCGTTTTCCGGACGGAGTTCTTCCCGGGATGACTGCGGACGTCGCGATCGAAATCGGAACCAAGGAAAACGCGGTTCTCGTTCCTAGAAAATACGAGAAGAAACAGAAAATCTTAATATTCAGAAACGGTAAATCGATTCCGGTTTCCTTTAAACCCGGCCTTAAATCGGAGTTGTTCATCGAGGTTAAGGAAGGGGATATCCAAGCCGGAGATAAACTCTCAGAGGTTCCCTAA